From Amycolatopsis sp. cg9, one genomic window encodes:
- a CDS encoding ArnT family glycosyltransferase produces the protein MITAALPKTRSWALPLVCLGAALLYAWKIGDGQLGNTYYSAAAKSMTSGFANFLFGSFDPYGVVTVDKPPLALWPQALSVLVFGNHGWALLLPQVLEGVAAVFLLHRTVRRWAGENVALLAAAILALTPVTVIINRGNNPDTLLVLFLVAAAYALTRALEDGRKWLFWCAFFVGCGFLTKMLQAWIIVPALVAAYLAGTSGPLRRRLMDVLGAGIVLVVSSFWWIALYDWWPGAKPYMGGSADGSAWDLVFGYNGFGRLSGDGEGGGMMIMRDGQQTTSSFGGDPGPGRLFNDLVGGQISWLLPLCLLVLLVIGRRWRDAGWLLWGGWLLVTAAVFSFAGGIWHPYYTTAMAPAVAAVSAAGLALLWRRHRRTLLPLAIALTAAWAFVLTSRDTTFHGWTRWAVLGTAVAAIAGLLATRSRLTLAAGLVPVLLTPAVWSYAAAQSTSAGTLPAAGPTTGPVPPPSASPGGPQPRLVLAGGDGTTTLTGEQRRILDYATRNGTEIALAVNAEAGTVAPFLIESDATVIGMGGFGGRDDAPSVAQLGRWVAEGKLRFVLSSSGAGQAGPVGPPRSPAQEARGRWIEQHCAVVDPAAYGGRSGPGGGPVRLGGADTLYRC, from the coding sequence ATGATCACCGCCGCTCTCCCGAAGACCCGCTCCTGGGCGCTTCCGCTCGTCTGCCTCGGCGCCGCCCTCCTCTACGCTTGGAAGATCGGCGACGGCCAGCTCGGCAACACCTACTACTCGGCCGCCGCGAAGTCGATGACGAGCGGCTTCGCGAACTTCCTCTTCGGCTCCTTCGACCCGTACGGCGTCGTGACGGTCGACAAACCGCCGCTCGCGTTGTGGCCGCAAGCGCTTTCCGTGCTCGTCTTCGGCAACCACGGCTGGGCGCTGCTGCTGCCGCAGGTGCTCGAAGGCGTCGCGGCAGTCTTCCTGCTGCACCGGACCGTCCGGCGGTGGGCCGGGGAGAACGTCGCCCTGCTGGCGGCGGCGATCCTCGCGCTCACGCCGGTGACCGTGATCATCAACCGCGGCAACAACCCCGACACGCTGCTCGTCCTGTTCCTGGTCGCCGCCGCGTACGCGCTCACGCGGGCGCTCGAAGACGGGCGCAAGTGGCTGTTCTGGTGCGCGTTCTTCGTCGGCTGCGGCTTCCTGACCAAGATGCTGCAGGCGTGGATCATCGTGCCCGCCCTGGTCGCGGCGTACCTCGCCGGAACCTCCGGGCCGCTCCGGCGGCGGCTGATGGACGTGCTCGGCGCCGGGATCGTGCTGGTCGTGTCGTCGTTCTGGTGGATCGCCCTGTACGACTGGTGGCCCGGTGCCAAGCCGTACATGGGCGGCAGCGCGGACGGTTCCGCGTGGGACCTCGTCTTCGGCTACAACGGCTTCGGGCGGCTCTCCGGCGACGGCGAGGGCGGCGGCATGATGATCATGCGCGACGGGCAGCAGACCACGTCGTCGTTCGGCGGCGATCCCGGGCCGGGCCGGCTGTTCAACGACCTCGTCGGCGGGCAGATCTCGTGGCTGCTGCCGCTCTGCCTGCTCGTCCTGCTGGTCATCGGCCGCCGGTGGCGGGACGCGGGCTGGCTGCTGTGGGGCGGCTGGCTGCTGGTGACGGCCGCGGTGTTCAGCTTCGCCGGCGGCATCTGGCACCCGTACTACACCACGGCGATGGCCCCCGCCGTCGCCGCCGTTTCCGCGGCCGGGCTCGCGCTGCTGTGGCGCCGGCACCGGCGGACGCTGCTCCCGCTCGCCATCGCGCTGACCGCGGCCTGGGCGTTCGTCCTGACTTCGCGGGACACGACGTTCCACGGCTGGACGCGCTGGGCGGTGCTCGGCACGGCCGTCGCCGCGATCGCGGGCCTGCTCGCCACCCGCAGCCGGCTGACGCTGGCCGCCGGGCTGGTGCCGGTGCTGCTCACCCCGGCCGTCTGGTCGTACGCGGCCGCGCAGAGCACGTCGGCCGGGACCCTGCCCGCCGCCGGTCCCACGACCGGTCCCGTGCCGCCGCCCTCGGCCTCTCCCGGCGGGCCGCAGCCCCGGCTGGTGCTCGCCGGCGGCGACGGCACCACGACGTTGACCGGCGAGCAACGGCGGATCCTCGACTACGCCACCCGGAACGGGACCGAGATCGCACTGGCGGTCAACGCCGAGGCGGGGACGGTCGCGCCGTTCCTCATCGAATCGGACGCGACCGTGATCGGCATGGGCGGCTTCGGCGGCCGCGACGACGCGCCGTCGGTCGCGCAGCTCGGCCGGTGGGTCGCCGAAGGCAAGCTGCGGTTCGTGCTGAGCAGCTCCGGTGCGGGTCAGGCGGGTCCGGTGGGGCCGCCCCGGAGTCCCGCGCAGGAGGCGCGCGGGCGCTGGATCGAGCAGCACTGCGCGGTCGTCGACCCCGCGGCGTACGGCGGCCGGTCCGGCCCGGGCGGCGGACCGGTGCGGCTCGGCGGCGCGGACACCCTCTACCGCTGCTAA
- a CDS encoding dihydrofolate reductase family protein, with the protein MISRPHVLLSAAQSLDGYLDDTSPERLVLSTEDDFAVVDRLRAEADAIFVGAGTVRADNPRLLVRSPELRRQRVERGKPEQPVKVTVTTRGLDPDAQFFTVGDTEKIVYAPPAAAGDLKRVATVVDAGSPPDFGRVLDDLGQRGIGKLLVEGGGGIHTRFLTEGLADELRLAIAPFFVGQPGAPRFVGPGLYPRPLTLVAARELQGMAILEYRAAAEPDGPDVRRLKEAIALAADCPPSHTFRVGAVITDAGGEVIATGHSGEGDPTNHAEEAALAKCAGDPRLAGATIYSSLEPCSNRSSHPRSCTQLILDAGIPRVVFAWREPPVFVDARGTELLRQAGRHVVEVPALTPEVQRENTHLDF; encoded by the coding sequence GTGATCTCCCGGCCGCACGTCCTGCTGTCCGCCGCGCAGTCGCTCGACGGATACCTCGACGACACCTCGCCCGAGCGGCTCGTACTGTCCACAGAGGACGACTTCGCCGTCGTGGACCGGTTGCGGGCCGAGGCGGACGCGATCTTCGTCGGCGCCGGAACCGTCCGGGCCGACAACCCGCGGCTGCTCGTCCGGTCGCCCGAGCTGCGGCGGCAGCGGGTCGAGCGGGGGAAGCCCGAGCAGCCGGTCAAGGTCACCGTGACCACTCGCGGCCTGGACCCGGACGCGCAGTTCTTCACCGTGGGGGACACCGAAAAGATCGTCTACGCACCGCCCGCGGCGGCCGGCGACCTGAAGCGCGTCGCCACCGTCGTGGACGCCGGGAGCCCGCCCGACTTCGGCCGCGTCCTCGACGACCTCGGGCAGCGCGGCATCGGGAAGCTGCTGGTCGAAGGCGGCGGCGGCATCCACACCCGCTTCCTCACCGAAGGGCTCGCCGACGAGCTGCGGCTCGCGATCGCGCCGTTCTTCGTGGGGCAGCCGGGCGCGCCGCGGTTCGTCGGGCCCGGGCTCTACCCGCGGCCGCTCACCCTGGTCGCGGCCCGGGAACTGCAGGGGATGGCGATCCTCGAGTACCGCGCCGCGGCCGAGCCGGACGGGCCGGACGTCCGGCGGCTCAAGGAAGCGATCGCGCTCGCCGCCGACTGCCCGCCCAGCCACACCTTCCGGGTCGGCGCCGTGATCACCGACGCCGGGGGCGAGGTCATCGCCACCGGGCACTCCGGCGAGGGCGATCCGACGAACCACGCCGAAGAAGCCGCCCTCGCCAAGTGCGCCGGCGACCCGCGCCTGGCCGGGGCGACCATCTACAGCTCACTGGAGCCGTGCAGCAACCGGAGCTCGCACCCGCGCAGCTGCACGCAGCTGATCCTCGACGCCGGGATCCCGCGCGTCGTGTTCGCGTGGCGCGAGCCGCCGGTCTTCGTCGACGCCCGGGGCACCGAACTGCTGCGGCAGGCCGGGCGGCACGTCGTCGAGGTGCCCGCGCTGACCCCGGAGGTCCAGCGCGAGAACACCCACCTCGACTTCTGA
- a CDS encoding response regulator transcription factor yields MRVLVVEDEPMLADAIAEWLREDSHAVDVAHDGGAALERIAVHDYDVVVLDRDLPVVHGDDVCRELVGAGVTTRVLMLTAAAEVTDRVAGLSLGADDYLTKPFAFPELAARIQSLGRRCRPAAPPVLRRAGVTLDPARHEVFRDGRYLPLSKKEFAVLAELLRADGAAVSAEHLLEKAWDEHADPFTGAVRLTILKLRRKLGDPPLVETVTGVGYRLR; encoded by the coding sequence ATGCGGGTCCTGGTGGTGGAGGACGAGCCGATGCTCGCGGACGCGATCGCGGAGTGGCTGCGCGAAGATTCCCACGCGGTCGACGTCGCCCACGACGGCGGCGCGGCGCTCGAGCGGATCGCCGTGCACGACTACGACGTCGTCGTGCTCGACCGGGACCTGCCGGTCGTGCACGGCGACGACGTCTGCCGCGAGCTGGTGGGCGCGGGGGTCACCACGCGGGTCCTGATGCTGACGGCGGCCGCGGAGGTCACCGACCGCGTCGCCGGGCTGTCCCTGGGCGCCGACGACTACCTGACGAAGCCGTTCGCGTTCCCCGAGCTGGCCGCGCGCATCCAGTCGCTGGGCCGCCGCTGCCGCCCGGCCGCCCCACCGGTGCTGCGCCGCGCCGGCGTCACCCTCGACCCGGCGCGGCACGAGGTGTTCCGCGACGGGCGGTACCTGCCACTGTCCAAAAAGGAGTTCGCCGTGCTCGCCGAGCTGCTGCGCGCCGACGGCGCCGCCGTGTCCGCGGAACACCTGCTGGAGAAGGCGTGGGACGAACACGCGGACCCGTTCACCGGCGCGGTCCGCCTGACGATCCTCAAGCTGCGCCGCAAACTCGGCGATCCCCCGCTGGTGGAGACGGTCACCGGCGTCGGCTACCGCCTCCGGTGA
- a CDS encoding sensor histidine kinase, producing MNLRLRLTVLYGGLFLLAGVALLGVTYFLFTRQVGQRVAIISGTPPPGAPLLPSLEALDAQAHQLRAAAATSLLTQGALALAAVAVLAAGLGWLVAGRALAPLRQVTETARRIAAAADPGGHARIALRGPEDEVKDLADAFDVMVERLDRSFDAQRRFVANASHELRTPLTLNRSVVEVAMHRRTASDDVRELGGKLLRINARHERLISGLLLLAKSESALTERCPVDLAALVAHVTPPEVSQHLAEAVTIGDALLLERLVHNLVENALRHNNEERWVRVTTRKSRNGVELEVANSGPVIPPPEVPALFDPFHRQARVAAEGAGLGLSIVRSVAHAHGGEVVARARAEGGLVVVVTLPSG from the coding sequence GTGAACCTCCGCCTGCGGCTGACCGTCCTGTACGGCGGCCTGTTCCTGCTGGCGGGCGTGGCGCTGCTGGGCGTGACGTACTTCCTGTTCACCCGCCAGGTCGGGCAGCGGGTGGCGATCATTTCGGGCACCCCGCCCCCGGGCGCGCCCCTGCTGCCTTCCCTCGAAGCACTGGACGCCCAGGCCCACCAGCTCCGCGCGGCGGCGGCGACGTCGTTGCTGACGCAGGGCGCGCTCGCCCTCGCGGCGGTGGCGGTACTGGCGGCGGGCCTGGGCTGGCTGGTGGCGGGCCGCGCACTGGCCCCGCTGCGCCAGGTGACGGAGACGGCCCGCCGCATCGCCGCGGCCGCCGACCCGGGCGGCCACGCGCGGATCGCGCTGCGCGGACCGGAGGACGAGGTGAAGGACCTGGCGGACGCGTTCGACGTGATGGTCGAGCGCCTGGACCGCTCGTTCGACGCCCAGCGCAGGTTCGTCGCGAACGCGTCCCACGAGCTGCGCACCCCGCTGACGTTGAACCGCTCGGTGGTCGAGGTGGCGATGCACCGCCGGACGGCGTCGGACGACGTCCGGGAGCTGGGCGGCAAGCTGCTGCGGATCAACGCCCGCCACGAGCGGCTGATCAGCGGGTTGCTGCTGCTGGCGAAGTCGGAGAGCGCCCTGACCGAACGCTGCCCGGTGGACCTGGCGGCCCTGGTCGCGCACGTGACGCCCCCGGAGGTCTCCCAGCACCTGGCGGAGGCGGTGACGATCGGCGACGCGCTGCTGCTGGAGCGGCTGGTGCACAACCTGGTGGAGAACGCGCTCCGCCACAACAACGAGGAGCGCTGGGTCCGGGTGACCACCCGCAAGAGCCGGAACGGGGTGGAACTGGAGGTGGCGAACAGCGGCCCGGTGATCCCGCCCCCGGAGGTACCGGCGCTGTTCGACCCGTTCCACCGCCAGGCCCGGGTGGCCGCGGAAGGCGCGGGACTGGGCCTGTCGATCGTCCGCTCGGTGGCGCACGCCCACGGCGGCGAGGTGGTGGCGAGGGCGCGCGCGGAGGGCGGTCTGGTGGTGGTCGTGACGCTGCCGTCGGGGTGA
- a CDS encoding chitinase has protein sequence MRKSRLAAIGLAAATFAATAVSLVLGAPAATAALSNNWYAAAPYLMPQSNNPPDPVTVMNATGLKAFQLAFILAPNGGGCSPTWDGTDPIATDTTVAAAISKIRGAGGDISVSVGGYGGTKLGQTCGTVAATAAAYQQVVTKYSLKAIDFDLEEPEYENTAAIANELGAAKTLQANNPGLFVSVTMPGTAAGTGWFGTQLLDQAKSIGFTPNNFSIMPFDGGFNGGSSQVSALEALHGLLMSHLGWDSATAYSHEGFSGMNGKSDAAEMFYTADFQTVYDYATSHGLGRFTFWSVNRDRACVGTTDNGVCSNVPQNDWDFTKFSVRFAGATPPQTTPTPPATTTPTTPGGGSCTAAEWDRTKVYVKDNVVSHNSHKWTAKWWTQGEEPGTTGEWGVWQDNGAC, from the coding sequence ATGCGCAAGAGCAGACTGGCCGCCATCGGGCTCGCCGCCGCCACTTTCGCCGCCACCGCCGTCAGCCTCGTGCTCGGTGCTCCCGCGGCCACTGCGGCGTTGAGCAACAACTGGTACGCCGCGGCGCCTTACCTGATGCCCCAGAGCAACAACCCGCCCGATCCGGTCACCGTGATGAACGCGACCGGGCTCAAGGCGTTCCAGCTCGCGTTCATCCTGGCGCCGAACGGCGGCGGCTGCAGCCCCACCTGGGACGGCACCGACCCGATCGCCACCGACACCACCGTGGCCGCCGCGATTTCGAAGATCCGCGGGGCGGGCGGGGACATCTCCGTCTCCGTCGGCGGGTACGGCGGCACGAAGCTCGGGCAGACCTGCGGCACGGTCGCCGCGACCGCGGCCGCCTACCAGCAGGTCGTCACGAAGTACTCGCTCAAGGCCATCGACTTCGACCTCGAAGAGCCCGAGTACGAAAACACCGCGGCCATCGCGAACGAGCTCGGCGCGGCGAAGACGTTGCAGGCCAACAACCCCGGCCTCTTCGTGTCGGTGACCATGCCGGGCACCGCGGCCGGCACCGGCTGGTTCGGCACGCAGCTGCTCGACCAGGCGAAGTCGATCGGGTTCACGCCCAACAACTTCTCGATCATGCCGTTCGACGGCGGCTTCAACGGCGGCTCCTCGCAGGTGTCGGCCCTCGAAGCGCTGCACGGCCTGTTGATGTCGCACCTGGGCTGGGACAGCGCGACGGCCTACTCGCACGAAGGCTTCTCCGGCATGAACGGCAAATCGGACGCCGCCGAGATGTTCTACACCGCGGACTTCCAGACCGTGTACGACTACGCGACCAGCCACGGCCTCGGCCGCTTCACGTTCTGGTCGGTCAACCGCGACCGCGCCTGCGTCGGGACGACCGACAACGGCGTCTGCAGCAACGTCCCGCAGAACGACTGGGACTTCACGAAGTTCAGCGTCCGCTTCGCCGGGGCGACGCCGCCCCAGACGACGCCGACCCCGCCGGCCACCACGACCCCGACCACTCCGGGCGGCGGCTCGTGCACCGCGGCCGAATGGGACCGGACGAAGGTCTACGTGAAGGACAACGTCGTTTCGCACAACAGCCACAAGTGGACCGCCAAGTGGTGGACGCAGGGCGAGGAGCCCGGTACCACCGGCGAATGGGGTGTCTGGCAGGACAACGGCGCCTGCTAG
- the cobN gene encoding cobaltochelatase subunit CobN, producing the protein MILLLSTSDTDLLSARSAEGEYRLGNPARLDVAELPALLEGVKIVVARILGTPRSWQEGLDTLRASGAHVVVLGGEQTPDAELMKLSTVPAGIAAEAHAYLAQGGPANLTQLHRFLSDTLLLTGDGFEPPAEQPSWGVLERPSRAEGPVIGILYYRAHHLSGNTAFVHALADEVEAAGGRALPIYTASLRTRAPEMMAELGKVDALLVTVLAAGGTRPSEVGAGGDDEAWDVAEMAALDVPILQALCLTSDRETWAANDDGLSPLDAGNQMAVPEFDGRLITVPFSFKELDEDGLPRYVPDAERASRVARIALAHARLRHTPPSERRIALMLSAYPTKHSRVGNAVGLDTPASAIELLRRMREQGYDLGPDAFPGVDPTGTDQPDGDALIHALIAAGGQDPEWLTEEQLSGNPIRVPAARYREWFDALPAELRSGVEEHWGPAPGELYVDNGDIVLASLQSGNVIIMIQPPRGFGENPVAIYHNPDLPPSHHYLAAYRWLEEEFGAHAVVHLGKHGSLEWLPGKTAGLSASCAPDAVLGNLPLVYPFLINDPGEGAQAKRRAHATIVDHLIPPMARAESYGDMARLEQLLDEHANIAAMDPAKLPAIRAQIWTLIQAAKLDHDLGVEERPHDAEFDDFLLHIDGWLCEVKDAQIRDGLHVLGAAPVGEARVNLVLSMLRASQMWGGKQGAVPGLRAALGLKEDAPMSEVDAVEKTARELVQTMEMRGWDATAVASVAPDAQVARVLSFAAEEIVPRLAGTTAELDSVLHALDGGYIPAGPSGSPLRGLVNVLPTGRNFYTVDPKAIPSRLAWETGQALADSLLRRYREDTGDWPRSVGLSVWGTSAMRTSGDDAAEVLALLGVQPVWDEASRRVTGIEAIPLAELGRPRIDVTIRISGFFRDAFPHVITMLDDAVRLVAGLAEPADQNFVRDHVSADLAAHGDSRRATTRIFGSKPGAYGAGLLPLMDSGNWRDDKDLAEVYAVWGGFAYGRDLDGRPAREDMESSYKRIVVAAKNTDTREHDIADSDDYFQYHGGMIATVRALTGSAPASYVGDSTSPDAVRTRTLSEETARVFRARVVNPRWLAAMRRHGYKGAFELAATVDYLFGFDATAGVVGDWMYEKLTESYVLDEVNQEFLRQANPWALRGIVERLNEAADRGLWEEPDPSLLEKMREVYLSLEGDLEAE; encoded by the coding sequence GTGATCCTGCTTCTGTCCACTTCGGACACCGACCTGCTCAGCGCGCGATCGGCCGAGGGCGAGTACCGGCTCGGCAACCCCGCGCGGCTCGACGTCGCCGAGCTGCCGGCGCTCCTCGAAGGCGTGAAGATCGTCGTCGCGCGGATCCTCGGCACCCCGCGGAGCTGGCAGGAGGGCCTGGACACGCTGCGGGCGTCGGGCGCGCACGTCGTCGTGCTGGGCGGGGAGCAGACGCCGGACGCCGAGCTGATGAAGCTCTCGACCGTCCCGGCGGGCATCGCCGCCGAGGCCCACGCGTACCTCGCGCAGGGCGGCCCGGCGAACCTCACCCAGCTGCACCGGTTCCTCTCCGACACGCTCCTGCTCACCGGCGACGGCTTCGAGCCGCCCGCCGAGCAGCCCTCGTGGGGTGTCCTCGAGCGGCCGTCGCGCGCCGAAGGCCCGGTCATCGGGATCCTGTACTACCGGGCGCACCACCTGTCCGGGAACACCGCGTTCGTGCACGCCCTCGCCGACGAGGTCGAAGCCGCCGGCGGGCGCGCGTTGCCGATCTACACCGCTTCGCTGCGTACGCGCGCGCCGGAGATGATGGCCGAGCTGGGGAAGGTGGACGCCCTGCTCGTCACGGTGCTCGCGGCGGGCGGCACGCGGCCGTCCGAGGTGGGCGCGGGCGGGGACGACGAGGCCTGGGACGTCGCCGAGATGGCCGCGCTCGACGTCCCGATCCTCCAGGCGCTCTGCCTGACCAGCGACCGCGAGACGTGGGCGGCGAACGACGACGGGCTCTCCCCGCTCGACGCCGGCAACCAGATGGCCGTCCCGGAGTTCGACGGGCGGCTGATCACGGTCCCGTTCTCGTTCAAGGAACTCGACGAAGACGGCCTCCCCCGGTACGTCCCGGACGCCGAGCGCGCGTCCCGCGTCGCCCGCATCGCGCTGGCGCACGCCCGGTTGCGGCACACGCCGCCTTCGGAGCGGCGCATCGCGCTGATGCTGTCCGCGTACCCGACGAAGCACTCGCGCGTCGGCAACGCGGTCGGGCTGGACACGCCCGCGTCGGCGATCGAGCTGCTGCGGCGGATGCGCGAGCAGGGTTACGACCTGGGACCGGACGCGTTCCCCGGCGTCGACCCGACCGGCACCGACCAGCCGGACGGCGACGCCCTCATCCACGCGCTGATCGCCGCCGGCGGCCAGGACCCGGAGTGGCTGACCGAGGAGCAGCTGTCCGGCAACCCGATCCGGGTGCCGGCCGCGCGCTACCGGGAGTGGTTCGACGCGCTGCCCGCGGAGCTGCGTTCGGGGGTCGAAGAACACTGGGGCCCGGCGCCGGGCGAGCTGTACGTCGACAACGGCGACATCGTGCTGGCGTCGCTGCAGAGCGGCAACGTGATCATCATGATCCAGCCGCCGCGCGGGTTCGGCGAGAACCCCGTCGCGATCTACCACAACCCGGACCTCCCGCCGAGCCACCACTACCTGGCCGCCTACCGCTGGCTGGAGGAGGAGTTCGGCGCGCACGCCGTCGTCCACCTCGGCAAGCACGGGTCGCTGGAGTGGCTGCCGGGCAAGACGGCGGGGCTGTCGGCGTCGTGCGCGCCGGACGCCGTGCTCGGGAACCTGCCGCTGGTGTACCCGTTCCTGATCAACGACCCCGGCGAGGGCGCGCAGGCGAAGCGGCGGGCGCACGCGACGATCGTCGACCACCTGATCCCGCCGATGGCGCGCGCGGAGTCCTACGGCGACATGGCGCGGCTGGAGCAGCTGCTCGACGAGCACGCCAACATCGCCGCGATGGACCCGGCGAAGCTGCCCGCGATCCGCGCCCAGATCTGGACGCTCATCCAGGCCGCGAAGCTGGACCACGACCTCGGCGTCGAGGAACGCCCGCACGACGCGGAGTTCGACGACTTCCTGCTGCACATCGACGGCTGGCTGTGCGAGGTCAAGGACGCGCAGATCCGCGACGGCCTGCACGTCCTGGGCGCGGCACCGGTCGGGGAAGCACGCGTCAACTTGGTGCTGTCGATGCTGCGCGCGTCCCAGATGTGGGGCGGCAAGCAAGGGGCCGTGCCGGGCCTGCGGGCCGCGCTGGGCCTGAAGGAAGACGCGCCGATGTCCGAAGTGGACGCGGTCGAGAAGACGGCGCGGGAACTCGTCCAGACGATGGAAATGCGTGGCTGGGACGCCACCGCGGTCGCTTCGGTGGCGCCGGACGCCCAGGTCGCGCGGGTGCTTTCCTTTGCCGCGGAGGAGATCGTCCCGCGGCTGGCCGGCACGACCGCCGAGCTGGACTCGGTGCTGCACGCGCTGGACGGCGGCTACATCCCGGCCGGGCCGAGCGGGTCGCCGTTGCGCGGGCTGGTGAACGTGCTGCCGACCGGGCGGAACTTCTACACCGTCGACCCGAAGGCGATCCCGAGCCGGCTCGCCTGGGAAACCGGGCAGGCGCTGGCGGATTCGCTGCTCCGCCGGTACCGCGAGGACACCGGCGACTGGCCCCGCTCGGTCGGGCTTTCGGTGTGGGGCACGTCGGCCATGCGGACGTCCGGCGACGACGCCGCGGAAGTCCTGGCGCTGCTGGGGGTCCAGCCGGTGTGGGACGAAGCATCGCGGCGCGTGACGGGCATCGAAGCGATCCCGCTCGCGGAACTCGGCCGCCCCCGGATCGACGTCACCATCCGGATCTCCGGCTTCTTCCGCGACGCCTTCCCGCACGTGATCACGATGCTGGACGACGCGGTGCGACTGGTGGCCGGCTTGGCCGAACCCGCGGACCAGAACTTCGTCCGCGACCACGTTTCGGCGGACCTGGCCGCGCACGGCGATTCCCGGCGGGCGACCACCAGGATCTTCGGCTCGAAGCCGGGCGCGTACGGCGCCGGCCTGTTGCCGCTGATGGACTCCGGGAACTGGCGCGACGACAAGGATCTCGCCGAGGTGTACGCGGTGTGGGGCGGCTTCGCCTACGGCCGCGACCTCGACGGCCGCCCGGCGCGCGAGGACATGGAGAGCTCGTACAAGCGGATCGTCGTGGCGGCGAAGAACACCGACACGCGCGAGCACGACATCGCCGACTCGGACGACTACTTCCAGTACCACGGCGGGATGATCGCGACGGTCCGCGCGCTGACGGGCTCGGCCCCGGCGTCCTACGTCGGTGACAGCACGTCCCCGGACGCGGTCCGCACGCGGACGCTGAGCGAAGAGACGGCCCGGGTGTTCCGGGCCCGCGTGGTGAACCCGCGCTGGCTGGCGGCGATGCGGCGGCACGGCTACAAGGGCGCGTTCGAGCTGGCGGCCACAGTGGACTACCTGTTCGGCTTCGACGCGACGGCGGGCGTCGTCGGCGACTGGATGTACGAGAAGCTGACCGAGTCCTACGTGCTGGACGAGGTGAACCAGGAGTTCCTGCGCCAGGCGAACCCGTGGGCGCTGCGGGGAATCGTGGAGCGGCTGAACGAGGCGGCGGACCGCGGCCTGTGGGAAGAACCGGACCCTTCACTCCTGGAGAAGATGCGCGAGGTGTACCTGTCCCTGGAGGGCGACCTCGAGGCGGAGTGA